The Synechocystis sp. PCC 7509 genome includes a window with the following:
- a CDS encoding histidinol-phosphate transaminase, protein MLPFIRSDLDKLRAYKPHPGSNTSQSIDRLDTNESPYNLPSELKQKLAWTYQEVIESNRYPDAGHDELKAKIAEYVNQSAHTNITGANISVGNGSDEIIRSVLIATCVGNEGSILVANPTFGVYAIFAQTLGIPVVSVERSPINFEMDLAAAQNAITQTQHPAIRVVFVVHPNSPTGNALTTDELVWLQSLPEHILVVIDEAYFEFSQNTVVSQLAARPNWLVLRTFSKAFRLAAHRVGYAIGHPEIIAALEKIRLPYNLPTFSIAAALVALQHQQLLLNVIPHLIAERVKLTHNLAQHPSLQVWESAANFIYLRLKTDFPQSVDLLHLIHEQLQASGTLVRHISGGLRITVGSPEENQRTLNHLQAALSPLIPIS, encoded by the coding sequence ATGCTTCCTTTTATTCGTTCCGACTTAGACAAGCTTCGCGCCTACAAGCCTCATCCTGGTAGCAATACAAGCCAAAGCATCGATCGCCTAGATACCAATGAATCCCCCTACAACTTGCCTAGCGAACTCAAGCAAAAGCTAGCTTGGACGTATCAAGAAGTAATCGAGAGTAATCGCTACCCTGATGCTGGACACGATGAATTAAAAGCAAAAATTGCCGAATATGTCAACCAATCAGCCCATACTAATATTACTGGTGCTAATATCTCTGTTGGCAATGGCTCTGATGAAATTATCCGCTCTGTACTTATAGCAACTTGTGTAGGCAATGAAGGCTCAATTCTAGTTGCCAATCCTACGTTTGGAGTGTACGCGATTTTTGCTCAAACTTTGGGTATTCCTGTAGTTAGTGTAGAGCGATCGCCTATCAACTTTGAAATGGATTTAGCCGCCGCCCAAAATGCGATTACTCAAACCCAACACCCAGCAATACGAGTTGTTTTTGTTGTTCATCCCAATTCCCCCACCGGAAACGCTTTAACTACAGATGAATTAGTTTGGCTGCAAAGCTTACCAGAGCATATTTTAGTAGTAATTGACGAGGCTTATTTTGAATTTAGTCAAAACACCGTTGTCAGCCAACTAGCCGCGCGTCCTAACTGGCTGGTGTTAAGGACATTTTCTAAAGCGTTTAGATTAGCCGCTCATCGTGTCGGTTATGCTATTGGACACCCAGAAATAATTGCCGCCTTAGAAAAAATCCGTTTACCTTACAATTTACCGACTTTCTCTATCGCTGCCGCTTTGGTTGCTCTCCAGCATCAGCAGCTATTATTAAACGTAATTCCCCACTTAATAGCCGAACGGGTCAAATTGACTCACAATCTAGCTCAACATCCAAGCTTGCAAGTTTGGGAAAGTGCTGCTAATTTTATTTATCTGCGACTCAAAACTGACTTTCCCCAATCCGTTGACCTTTTGCATCTCATCCACGAGCAATTACAAGCCAGTGGTACTTTAGTTCGTCATATTAGCGGCGGATTAAGAATTACCGTAGGTAGCCCAGAGGAAAACCAGCGCACTTTAAACCACCTCCAAGCCGCTTTATCCCCTCTTATTCCTATTTCCTGA
- a CDS encoding class I SAM-dependent methyltransferase — MQNLPSGERYLYQLFSLIKVGYLKVTNPQGQEFNFGDRNSTVSLHLIVHNQNTYDRVLSFGAMGFCEAYMEGWWDEEESRLSELIGLFHTNGVYTKARSILTLPLIIKVVTQRLRTMPILIQNSRKNVQHHYDLGNDFYQHFLDPTLTYSCGYRQRETDSLEQMQLQKYELICRKLALKPGESLIDIGCGWGGMLIYAVEHYGVKGTGITLSGEQAKLAIERIEEKGLSDRIQIIVKDYREIQGQYDKFVSIGMFEHVGKGNFSTFMQATAKFLKPNGIGLLHTVGTNSTQRNGAWVDKYIFPGAYVPQLHEITRELMTAKLSVAHCESLKPHYAETLRHWRNNFIINRSKISALSPIYDERFLRMWDLYLQSFEAGFRYGGMQVYQCLFYQGKQWRFDTPLTFSTQAALTANR; from the coding sequence ATGCAGAATCTACCTAGTGGAGAGCGTTATCTATATCAGCTTTTCAGCTTAATTAAAGTAGGTTATCTCAAAGTAACTAACCCCCAAGGGCAAGAATTTAATTTTGGCGATCGCAATTCAACGGTTTCACTACATCTAATCGTACATAACCAAAATACTTATGATCGCGTGTTGAGTTTTGGGGCGATGGGGTTTTGCGAGGCTTACATGGAAGGTTGGTGGGATGAAGAAGAAAGCCGCCTCAGTGAATTAATCGGTTTGTTTCATACTAATGGTGTGTATACAAAAGCGCGAAGTATTTTAACACTGCCTTTAATTATCAAAGTTGTCACCCAACGCTTGCGGACAATGCCGATTTTGATTCAAAACAGCCGTAAAAACGTTCAACACCACTACGACTTAGGCAACGATTTTTATCAGCACTTTCTCGACCCAACTTTAACTTATTCCTGTGGTTATCGTCAGCGCGAAACTGACTCTTTAGAACAGATGCAGTTGCAAAAGTACGAATTAATTTGTCGCAAACTTGCCTTAAAACCAGGAGAATCCCTTATTGATATTGGTTGTGGTTGGGGAGGAATGCTAATTTATGCCGTCGAGCATTATGGTGTAAAAGGTACAGGAATTACGCTGAGTGGGGAACAGGCAAAGTTAGCCATTGAAAGAATTGAGGAGAAGGGATTAAGCGATCGCATTCAAATTATCGTCAAAGATTACCGGGAAATACAAGGGCAATACGATAAGTTTGTCAGCATTGGAATGTTTGAACACGTTGGCAAAGGTAATTTTTCCACCTTTATGCAAGCCACAGCAAAGTTTTTAAAACCTAATGGAATTGGTTTATTACATACTGTTGGGACAAATAGCACTCAAAGAAACGGTGCTTGGGTTGATAAATATATTTTTCCAGGGGCGTATGTACCGCAACTCCACGAGATAACGCGGGAATTAATGACAGCCAAGTTATCTGTAGCCCATTGTGAAAGTTTGAAGCCTCATTATGCGGAAACTCTCAGACATTGGAGAAATAATTTTATTATCAATAGAAGCAAAATTTCTGCGCTTTCTCCCATTTACGACGAGCGGTTTTTGCGGATGTGGGATCTTTATTTGCAATCATTTGAGGCGGGGTTTAGGTACGGTGGAATGCAGGTTTACCAATGTTTGTTTTATCAAGGGAAGCAATGGAGATTTGATACTCCTTTGACGTTTTCCACTCAGGCGGCGCTAACTGCAAATAGATAA
- the blaOXA gene encoding class D beta-lactamase — translation MSLRLKCSIFAVLSLTFIPSAGADTVANQSLVQQKQVNWQERPDFGKYFQQAGVKGTFLLYDLKKNQYLVYNAKRANTRYVPASTFKIFNSLVALDTGVVKDENEIIKWDGVKRVIPQWNQNHTMKTAIKVSAVWFYQELARRIGEKRMQKYINLTNYGNRDIGGGIDKFWLQGDLGITPKEQIDFLVKLHNNNLPFSPRAIAIVKNIIIAEKTEDYVLRGKTGLQSQVGWYVGYIERDGNTYFFATQLDVIKEQDIKARLEITRSILKNMGLLPKTP, via the coding sequence ATGTCTTTACGCCTTAAGTGCAGCATTTTTGCCGTTTTAAGCCTTACTTTTATACCGTCGGCTGGAGCAGATACTGTAGCTAATCAAAGTTTAGTCCAGCAAAAACAAGTCAACTGGCAAGAACGACCTGATTTTGGTAAATACTTCCAGCAAGCGGGTGTTAAAGGTACTTTTTTACTATACGACCTTAAGAAAAATCAGTATCTAGTTTACAACGCCAAAAGAGCAAATACCCGTTATGTTCCCGCCTCTACCTTCAAAATTTTCAACTCGCTAGTGGCGCTAGACACGGGTGTAGTAAAAGACGAAAATGAGATTATTAAATGGGATGGTGTGAAAAGAGTAATTCCCCAGTGGAATCAAAATCACACCATGAAAACTGCAATTAAAGTCTCCGCCGTCTGGTTTTATCAGGAACTAGCTAGACGCATTGGCGAAAAACGAATGCAGAAGTATATTAATTTAACTAACTATGGCAATCGAGATATTGGCGGCGGAATCGATAAGTTTTGGTTGCAGGGAGATTTAGGCATCACTCCTAAAGAGCAAATAGATTTTTTAGTCAAGTTGCATAATAATAACTTGCCTTTTTCCCCTAGAGCGATCGCTATTGTCAAAAATATTATCATTGCCGAGAAAACCGAAGATTATGTACTGCGTGGTAAAACAGGCTTGCAGTCACAAGTAGGCTGGTATGTAGGCTATATAGAACGAGACGGTAACACCTACTTTTTTGCTACGCAACTAGACGTTATCAAAGAACAAGATATTAAAGCCAGACTCGAAATTACCAGAAGTATTTTAAAGAACATGGGATTGCTCCCCAAAACCCCTTAA
- a CDS encoding NAD(P)H-quinone oxidoreductase subunit N, which produces MDFATLAAQLNAGTILPEGIIIATLLAVLVGDLIGGRSAARWIPYGAIAGLLSAIAALYLQWDNPNPIGFLGAFNSDDLSIVFRGMIALTTAVTILMSIRYIEQSGTALAEFITIMLSATLGGMFLSGANELVMIFISLETLSISSYLMTGYTKRDPRSNEAALKYLLIGASSTAVFLYGVSLLYGLSGGETQLDIIAANIPNINGEQSLGLLIALVFVIAGIGFKISAAPFHQWTPDVYEGAPTPVIAFLSVGSKAAGFALAIRLLTTAFPLITAEWQFVFTALAVLSMILGNVVALAQTSMKRMLAYSSIAQAGFVMIGLIAGTEAGYSSMVFYLLIYLFMNLGGFCCVILFSLRTGTDQISEYSGLYQKDPLLTLGLSICLLSLGGIPPLAGFFGKIYLFWAGWQAGEYWLVLLGLVTTVVSIYYYIRVVRMMVVKEPQEMSESVKNYPEIRWDLPGMRPLQVCLILTLVATSLAGILSNPLFTLANNSVANTPILQPSIVSTLKTAQAATDLREAAE; this is translated from the coding sequence ATGGATTTTGCCACGCTTGCAGCCCAGTTGAACGCTGGGACAATTTTGCCTGAAGGGATAATTATTGCTACCCTTCTGGCGGTTTTAGTCGGTGACTTAATTGGGGGGCGCAGTGCTGCGCGTTGGATTCCCTACGGTGCGATCGCGGGATTATTGAGTGCGATCGCTGCTCTATACTTACAGTGGGATAATCCCAACCCTATTGGTTTTTTGGGTGCATTTAATAGCGATGACTTAAGTATTGTGTTTCGCGGGATGATTGCTTTAACCACCGCCGTGACAATTTTGATGTCGATTCGCTATATCGAGCAATCGGGTACGGCTTTGGCAGAATTTATCACAATTATGCTGAGTGCGACTTTGGGGGGAATGTTTCTTTCGGGAGCAAATGAACTTGTCATGATTTTCATTTCCCTAGAAACCCTGAGTATCTCATCGTACTTAATGACAGGTTACACTAAGCGCGATCCGCGATCTAATGAAGCGGCTTTAAAATACTTGCTAATTGGCGCTTCAAGTACGGCGGTATTTTTGTATGGAGTTTCCTTACTGTACGGACTTTCGGGGGGAGAAACTCAGTTAGATATCATCGCGGCTAATATTCCCAATATTAACGGCGAACAATCTTTAGGGTTGCTAATTGCTTTAGTATTTGTAATTGCCGGAATTGGCTTTAAAATCTCTGCTGCACCTTTCCACCAGTGGACACCCGACGTTTACGAAGGCGCACCGACTCCAGTTATTGCTTTTTTATCGGTAGGTTCAAAAGCTGCGGGTTTTGCTTTAGCAATTCGTTTGCTAACAACGGCTTTTCCGCTTATTACCGCCGAGTGGCAATTTGTATTTACCGCCCTTGCTGTACTTAGTATGATTTTAGGTAATGTTGTCGCCCTTGCTCAAACTAGCATGAAGCGGATGCTGGCTTATTCTTCCATTGCTCAAGCGGGCTTTGTAATGATTGGCTTGATTGCAGGGACAGAAGCTGGTTACTCTAGCATGGTGTTTTACCTGCTAATTTACCTATTTATGAATTTGGGCGGCTTCTGCTGCGTGATTCTCTTTTCTTTACGCACGGGAACTGACCAAATTAGCGAATACTCTGGTTTATACCAAAAAGATCCGCTTTTAACGTTGGGTTTAAGTATTTGCTTGCTGTCCTTGGGTGGGATTCCGCCACTGGCTGGCTTTTTTGGCAAAATTTACCTGTTTTGGGCTGGTTGGCAAGCTGGGGAATATTGGTTAGTATTGCTAGGACTTGTCACTACGGTAGTTTCGATTTACTATTACATTCGCGTAGTGCGGATGATGGTAGTGAAAGAACCTCAAGAAATGTCGGAATCAGTGAAGAATTATCCCGAAATTCGCTGGGATTTGCCCGGAATGCGCCCACTTCAAGTGTGTTTAATTTTGACTTTGGTGGCGACTTCTTTGGCGGGAATTTTGTCTAATCCGTTGTTTACCTTGGCTAATAATTCTGTGGCTAATACGCCAATATTACAACCTTCGATTGTTAGCACTTTAAAAACTGCTCAAGCTGCAACTGATTTGAGGGAAGCGGCGGAGTAA
- the gor gene encoding glutathione-disulfide reductase, translating into MTFDYDLFVIGAGSGGLAASKRAASYGAKVAIAEQDLVGGTCVIRGCIPKKLMVYSSHFPQLFDAAAGYGWQVGERKLDWQHLVGVIDKEVNRLSHLHIGFLERAGVELIPHRATIIDPHTVEVDGRKVTTDKILIAVGGRPIKPDIPGMEYAITSNEMFHLKEQPKHIAIVGAGYIGVEFASIMRGLGCEVTQIMRKDLILYGFDKDIRHEIQNGMTHHGIKFLTNTLVTQIEKVDKGLKLTLSGAGEESITADVFLAATGRDPYVEGLGLENTGVDVISTPADGLGYSTRSAIAVNEFSQTSEPNIFAVGDCTDRINLTPVAIGEGRAFADTEFGNNKRSLSHQNVPSAVFSTPEAATVGMSEEDAQAEYGDDVTCYRARFRPLFHSLTGLDEKTLVKLVVDNKTDKVLGAHMVGENSAEVIQGMAIAINMGATKKDFDATVGIHPSTAEEFVTLR; encoded by the coding sequence ATGACGTTTGATTACGATCTGTTTGTAATTGGGGCGGGTTCTGGGGGGCTGGCAGCCTCAAAACGAGCCGCTAGTTATGGGGCAAAAGTAGCGATCGCCGAGCAAGATTTGGTAGGCGGTACTTGTGTAATTCGTGGCTGCATTCCCAAAAAACTCATGGTTTATAGTTCCCACTTTCCCCAATTATTTGATGCGGCGGCGGGTTATGGTTGGCAAGTAGGCGAACGTAAATTAGATTGGCAGCATTTAGTTGGCGTTATCGATAAAGAAGTAAATCGTTTATCCCACTTGCATATCGGCTTTCTTGAAAGAGCAGGGGTGGAACTTATTCCCCACCGCGCCACCATTATCGATCCTCATACGGTAGAAGTTGACGGGCGCAAAGTTACAACTGATAAAATTTTAATTGCTGTCGGCGGTCGTCCCATAAAACCGGATATACCCGGTATGGAGTATGCCATTACCTCTAATGAAATGTTCCATCTCAAAGAGCAACCAAAACATATTGCTATTGTTGGTGCTGGCTATATCGGGGTAGAATTTGCTTCAATTATGCGCGGCTTGGGCTGCGAAGTAACGCAAATTATGCGTAAAGATTTAATTTTGTACGGATTTGATAAAGATATTCGCCACGAGATTCAAAATGGGATGACTCATCACGGCATTAAGTTTCTAACTAATACCCTAGTCACACAGATAGAAAAAGTTGATAAGGGCTTAAAGTTAACTTTGTCAGGCGCAGGGGAAGAATCAATAACTGCTGATGTTTTTCTGGCTGCAACGGGGCGCGATCCTTATGTAGAGGGACTAGGCTTAGAAAATACTGGAGTTGATGTTATTTCTACTCCTGCCGATGGTCTAGGTTATAGTACCCGCAGCGCGATCGCCGTTAACGAATTTAGCCAAACTTCTGAACCTAATATCTTTGCTGTGGGCGATTGTACCGATAGAATTAATCTTACTCCTGTAGCCATTGGCGAAGGGAGAGCTTTTGCAGATACAGAGTTTGGCAACAATAAACGATCTCTTAGTCATCAAAACGTCCCATCAGCAGTATTTTCTACCCCTGAAGCCGCCACGGTGGGGATGAGCGAAGAAGATGCCCAAGCAGAATATGGCGATGATGTAACTTGTTACCGCGCTCGCTTTCGTCCCTTATTTCATAGCCTCACTGGACTAGATGAAAAAACTTTAGTCAAGCTAGTAGTAGACAATAAAACCGATAAAGTTTTAGGCGCTCACATGGTGGGCGAAAATTCTGCGGAGGTAATTCAAGGGATGGCGATCGCGATTAATATGGGGGCGACCAAAAAAGACTTTGATGCTACCGTTGGGATTCATCCCTCTACGGCAGAAGAATTCGTTACCCTACGTTAA
- a CDS encoding YqiA/YcfP family alpha/beta fold hydrolase has product MDYIYLHGFASSPNSAKAKYFHSAFAELSIDLKTPNLNQGNFSQLTITRQIEQIKAEFPPSPTPVTLIGSSLGGLTAAWIAETSLQVQRLVLLAPAFEFLSHWLPQLAEAKLKQWQDEQYLMVYHYGEKRSLPLSYNFVLDAANYQDDRLLRPIPTLILHGCDDEVIPIAASRNYASSRPWVQLIELNSDHALADVSRQWQQIKSFIQIS; this is encoded by the coding sequence TTGGATTACATTTATCTTCATGGCTTCGCTTCTAGTCCCAATTCTGCCAAAGCCAAGTATTTTCACTCCGCTTTTGCAGAATTATCTATTGATTTAAAAACCCCCAACTTAAATCAAGGGAATTTTTCTCAATTGACGATTACGCGCCAAATAGAGCAGATAAAAGCAGAGTTTCCCCCATCTCCTACCCCTGTAACCTTAATTGGCTCAAGTTTGGGCGGTTTAACGGCGGCTTGGATAGCCGAAACCTCATTGCAAGTTCAAAGGTTGGTTTTACTCGCGCCAGCCTTTGAATTTTTGTCCCACTGGCTACCACAATTGGCAGAAGCCAAGCTAAAACAATGGCAGGACGAGCAATATTTAATGGTCTATCACTATGGGGAGAAGCGATCGCTACCATTGAGTTACAATTTTGTTTTGGATGCTGCTAATTACCAAGATGATCGGTTATTGCGCCCCATTCCTACGTTAATTTTGCATGGTTGTGACGATGAAGTTATCCCCATCGCCGCCAGCCGTAATTATGCGTCTTCTCGCCCTTGGGTACAGCTAATTGAACTTAATAGCGATCATGCTTTAGCGGACGTAAGCCGCCAATGGCAACAAATTAAAAGTTTTATCCAAATTTCCTAA
- a CDS encoding ABC transporter permease gives MTFSKVSLTTAADRLTKFFTGEAFVYIVKRVLQALLTLLLASALSFFIIQLAPGDYLSTLKTNPKISPERIEELRVQFGLGLPWIEQYKRWLWQVVSKGNFGQSFVYQRSVASLLWERIPPTLLLAISSLIVTWAIAIPLGIVAAVKQNRPIDRILQVISYTGQGFPSFITALLLLILAQNISPLFPVGDMTSINHDDLSPVGKVLDIGWHMILPTIALSITSFAGLQRITRGELLDVLRQDYIQTARAKGLPENRVIYVHALRNAINPLITLLGFELASLLSGAFIAEFFFNWPGLGRLILQAVTAQDLYVVMASLVMGAVMLIVGNLLADLLLKGVDPRIRLENIN, from the coding sequence ATGACTTTTAGTAAAGTTTCTTTAACGACGGCGGCAGATAGATTAACTAAATTTTTTACGGGCGAGGCTTTTGTTTATATAGTTAAACGAGTATTGCAGGCGCTATTGACATTACTACTGGCATCGGCGCTATCGTTTTTTATTATTCAGTTAGCACCGGGAGATTATTTAAGTACGTTAAAGACTAATCCCAAGATTTCCCCAGAGCGAATTGAGGAACTGCGCGTTCAATTTGGTTTGGGTTTACCTTGGATAGAACAGTACAAACGCTGGCTGTGGCAAGTAGTTAGTAAAGGTAATTTTGGACAGAGTTTTGTCTATCAGCGTTCTGTCGCATCGCTATTGTGGGAGCGCATACCACCTACATTATTACTTGCTATCTCCTCATTAATTGTCACTTGGGCGATCGCAATTCCTCTAGGGATTGTCGCCGCCGTGAAGCAAAATCGTCCTATAGACCGCATTCTCCAGGTTATTAGCTACACTGGGCAAGGTTTCCCTAGTTTTATCACCGCTTTATTACTGTTAATTTTGGCGCAAAATATCTCGCCATTGTTTCCAGTCGGAGATATGACGAGCATTAACCACGATGATTTATCCCCCGTGGGTAAAGTTTTAGATATTGGTTGGCATATGATTTTGCCGACGATTGCTTTAAGTATTACTAGCTTTGCAGGGCTACAACGCATAACTCGCGGTGAATTATTGGATGTATTACGCCAAGACTACATTCAAACTGCCAGAGCTAAAGGATTGCCGGAAAATCGGGTAATCTACGTTCATGCGCTGCGAAATGCGATTAATCCTTTGATTACGCTTTTGGGGTTTGAATTAGCAAGTTTGTTAAGTGGGGCGTTTATTGCGGAATTTTTCTTTAATTGGCCAGGTTTAGGAAGATTGATTTTGCAAGCCGTAACTGCTCAAGACCTTTATGTAGTTATGGCAAGCTTGGTTATGGGTGCTGTAATGCTAATTGTGGGTAATTTACTTGCAGATTTGCTGCTCAAAGGTGTCGATCCTCGCATTCGTTTAGAAAACATTAATTAA
- the cobJ gene encoding precorrin-3B C(17)-methyltransferase, which translates to MTQLIAAIALTPNATKTLQPICSNIGAQLWIPESITNIAQAQTYRGDLKTHVASLWETQAAIVFCLATGAVVRLIAPLLQHKSTDPAVIVVDETGKFVISLCGGHQGGADKLTTLIAQLIGATPVLTGVSASLGLPAVDMLGVPFGWRRGGGDWTGVSAVVARGESVQVIQEAGSNLWQKAYSFKDSPTPQAKIYITARNVDKLDYPQIQWHPQVLWVGIGCERGTTKETIAKAITKVFLEYKLAESAIAAIATIDIKADEVGLLELCQERDLPLITFTKEVLSAVTVPNPSNIVKSEVGTPSVAEAAALSASSSQTLLVTKQIFKSVGAVTIAIAQSKQEYTGRTGKLLLIGTGPGQLDQITPAAKIAIASADVVIGYSLYIDLIAPLLQPEQIIEAMPITQERQRAERAIELANWGLTVAVVSSGDSGIYGMAGIVMEQLQAANWDGKTPSVQLFPGISALQAAASRVGTPLMHDFCAISLSDLLTPWETIEKRLIAAAQADFITALYNPKSQTRTQQLATATAIFLQYRDPNTPVAIVRSAYRPDEQITLTTLDKLLDTNVDMLTTVLIGNQTTRTHNNWMITPRGYLGFGDSVASVKL; encoded by the coding sequence ATGACTCAATTGATAGCTGCGATCGCACTTACCCCCAATGCTACCAAAACTTTACAGCCAATCTGCTCTAATATCGGCGCACAGCTTTGGATTCCCGAATCTATAACAAATATTGCCCAAGCGCAAACCTATAGGGGAGATTTAAAAACTCATGTAGCGAGTTTGTGGGAAACCCAAGCAGCAATTGTATTTTGTTTAGCAACAGGAGCGGTAGTAAGGTTAATTGCTCCTTTATTGCAGCATAAATCTACCGATCCGGCAGTGATAGTAGTAGATGAAACAGGTAAATTTGTTATTAGTTTGTGTGGCGGACATCAAGGCGGCGCGGATAAGTTAACAACTCTAATTGCTCAACTAATCGGTGCAACTCCAGTATTAACAGGGGTTTCCGCCTCTTTGGGGCTTCCCGCCGTAGATATGTTAGGCGTTCCCTTTGGTTGGCGACGTGGTGGCGGCGATTGGACGGGTGTAAGTGCGGTAGTAGCAAGGGGTGAATCGGTACAAGTCATTCAGGAAGCAGGTTCTAACTTGTGGCAAAAAGCCTATAGTTTTAAAGATTCCCCCACACCTCAAGCCAAAATATATATAACTGCTCGTAATGTAGATAAATTAGATTATCCTCAAATCCAATGGCATCCACAAGTTTTGTGGGTGGGGATTGGCTGCGAACGTGGCACAACAAAGGAAACGATCGCAAAGGCTATTACAAAGGTATTTTTAGAGTATAAGTTAGCCGAAAGTGCGATCGCAGCCATTGCAACTATTGATATAAAAGCTGATGAAGTGGGCTTGTTAGAACTATGTCAAGAACGAGATTTACCTTTAATTACCTTTACTAAAGAAGTTTTAAGCGCCGTTACTGTCCCCAACCCTTCAAACATCGTTAAATCGGAAGTTGGCACGCCCAGCGTTGCCGAAGCCGCCGCTTTGAGTGCTTCTAGTAGTCAAACCTTGTTAGTTACTAAACAGATTTTTAAATCCGTTGGTGCGGTAACAATTGCGATCGCGCAATCAAAGCAAGAATATACTGGGCGTACAGGCAAATTATTATTAATTGGAACGGGCCCAGGACAATTAGATCAAATTACTCCAGCAGCAAAAATTGCGATCGCATCTGCTGATGTAGTTATTGGCTATTCGTTGTATATAGACTTAATTGCCCCTTTATTACAACCTGAGCAAATTATTGAAGCAATGCCCATTACCCAAGAACGCCAACGGGCTGAACGCGCTATAGAGCTTGCCAATTGGGGTTTAACGGTGGCTGTAGTATCTTCTGGCGATAGCGGTATTTATGGAATGGCGGGAATAGTTATGGAACAATTGCAAGCCGCTAACTGGGATGGAAAAACCCCCAGCGTGCAGTTATTTCCGGGAATTAGTGCTTTACAAGCTGCTGCTTCTCGCGTGGGTACGCCCTTAATGCACGATTTTTGTGCCATTAGTTTAAGCGACTTACTGACACCTTGGGAAACCATCGAAAAACGCTTAATAGCCGCCGCTCAAGCCGATTTTATTACAGCTTTGTACAATCCTAAGTCGCAAACTCGTACCCAACAATTAGCCACAGCAACGGCTATTTTCTTACAATACCGCGATCCAAATACTCCCGTTGCGATCGTTCGTTCTGCCTATCGCCCAGATGAGCAAATTACTTTAACTACTTTAGATAAGTTGCTCGATACTAATGTTGATATGTTAACTACAGTATTAATTGGCAATCAAACTACTCGCACTCATAATAATTGGATGATTACACCGCGCGGTTATCTTGGTTTTGGCGATTCCGTTGCTTCTGTTAAATTGTAG
- a CDS encoding GNAT family N-acetyltransferase → MSSTDRQPAEDRQSNSYLQIRAAQLEDVSAIAEILADSFHSKVGMLGWAYPLLRLGIYEDVRNRLHTGAFHHVCLVAVNGTAIETAEKFCSSGELLVGTLEIAVRPSSIPWGGNYLRYPYLSNLAVRSSSRRQGVALQLLLSCERVVLDWGFHDIYLHVLENNYQARQLYFKLGYQLHQIDGSWSNRILGRPQQILLHKHLP, encoded by the coding sequence TTGTCTTCCACCGATCGTCAGCCAGCAGAAGATCGTCAATCTAATTCCTACTTGCAAATTCGGGCGGCTCAACTTGAAGACGTGAGCGCCATTGCTGAAATTCTTGCCGATAGTTTTCACTCTAAAGTAGGAATGCTAGGGTGGGCATATCCTTTGCTGCGTTTGGGAATCTACGAAGACGTGAGGAATCGCTTGCATACTGGCGCTTTTCATCATGTTTGCTTAGTGGCGGTAAATGGTACAGCTATAGAAACAGCAGAAAAATTTTGTAGTAGTGGAGAGCTTTTAGTTGGCACTTTAGAAATAGCCGTGCGTCCGAGTAGCATTCCTTGGGGGGGTAACTACTTGCGCTATCCGTATTTATCAAATTTGGCAGTACGTTCCAGCAGCCGCCGTCAGGGAGTTGCGTTACAACTATTGCTAAGTTGCGAACGAGTAGTTTTAGATTGGGGGTTTCATGATATTTATCTTCACGTCTTGGAAAATAACTATCAAGCTCGACAGTTATATTTCAAGCTAGGTTATCAATTGCATCAAATTGATGGTAGTTGGAGCAACCGTATACTGGGAAGACCGCAGCAAATATTGCTACACAAACATTTGCCTTAA